The bacterium region CTTTAAGAAGGCAGCAAAGGCAGTGGGTTTATGATTTATAATGTCTCTGAGATATTTTATTCCATCCAGGGAGAAGGGATACTTCAGGGTCTGCCTATGATATTTATACGGCTGGCTGGTTGTAATTTAAGATGTAGTTTCTGTGATACAAAATATGCATGGGGAAAAGGGAAAAAACAGGATGTAAGAAGAATAATAAAAAAGATAGAAAGATATCCGTCCAGATGGGTATGTATAACAGGAGGAGAGCCACTTTTACAGCAATTGTCACCACTTATAAAAATCCTTAAGGACAGGAAGTACTGTGTAGCAATTGAAACAAACGGGACAATCTGGCAGGATATAAAAATTGACTGGTTTACTGTAAGTCCAAAAAGAGAAGGACTGAAAAGTTTCAGGTGTGGTTATGACGAAAGATTTCTTAAGGTTGCCAATGAGTTCAAGTATGTAATCACACACAAAAAAGACATGGATTTTATTGATAAAAGGATAAAGAATCCTGTAATATTACAACCAGTGGATAATAACCTTAAACTTGCTCACTGGATAGTAAATACTCTTAAAAAGAGCGCAGAAAAAAATTGGTACTTTCGTATGCAGATGCATAAATTGATGGAGATAAGGTGAAAAGGGCGGTATGTCTTATATCAGGTGGAATGGACAGTTTTGTTTCCGCAGCCATTGCTAAAAAAGATGACTATGAGATATATGCGTTAACAATGGACTACGGACAGAAAAGTAAGAAAGAGATTATATCTGCTAAGAAGATATGTAGATTTTTGAAGGTTAAAAAACATATTATAACAAAGATAGACCTTTCATGGGTAAGGTCTGCATTGACTGATAAAACGATAAAAATTCCTGAAAAAATCAGAAAAGGTGAGATACCATCAACCTATGTACCTGCGAGGAATACTATATTTATAGCACTGGCATTAGCACTTGCTGAGTCAGTGGATGCAGAGGCGATATTTATTGGTGTAAATGCGGTTGATTTTTCTGGTTATCCTGATTGCAGGCCTGTATATGTTAAAAGATATCAGAAACTTATTGATGTTGCCACAAAAAAGACCACAGAGGGTAGAAAGATAGTGTTGAAGACACCCTTACTTTATATGTCAAAGGTAGATATTATAAAAAAGGGGATATCTCTCGGACTTGACCTTTCCATTACCTGGTCCTGCTATAGGGGTGATAGTAAACCCTGTGGAAGATGTCCCAGTTGTATTATAAGAAAAAAGGCATTTTCTTTGTTAAAATAATCCTCGTTCCTGCCCGATGGTTGAAGGTGTTCCATGACCGGGATAGATAATTGTTTCATCAGGAAGTGTAAGTAGTTTTGTTCTGATAGAATGGAAAAGTGTCTCTT contains the following coding sequences:
- a CDS encoding 7-carboxy-7-deazaguanine synthase QueE; the protein is MIYNVSEIFYSIQGEGILQGLPMIFIRLAGCNLRCSFCDTKYAWGKGKKQDVRRIIKKIERYPSRWVCITGGEPLLQQLSPLIKILKDRKYCVAIETNGTIWQDIKIDWFTVSPKREGLKSFRCGYDERFLKVANEFKYVITHKKDMDFIDKRIKNPVILQPVDNNLKLAHWIVNTLKKSAEKNWYFRMQMHKLMEIR
- the queC gene encoding 7-cyano-7-deazaguanine synthase QueC, producing MKRAVCLISGGMDSFVSAAIAKKDDYEIYALTMDYGQKSKKEIISAKKICRFLKVKKHIITKIDLSWVRSALTDKTIKIPEKIRKGEIPSTYVPARNTIFIALALALAESVDAEAIFIGVNAVDFSGYPDCRPVYVKRYQKLIDVATKKTTEGRKIVLKTPLLYMSKVDIIKKGISLGLDLSITWSCYRGDSKPCGRCPSCIIRKKAFSLLK